From Girardinichthys multiradiatus isolate DD_20200921_A chromosome 19, DD_fGirMul_XY1, whole genome shotgun sequence:
ctccagctcctccagcttcatctggcttccaggacacaagtcatcttccaactggataatccacggcctgaaaggtgtgaggacagcggaccaccacaagacaaagaactgtaagctgatcactggcgagtgattgaacaggtggttgaagaacactgttcttacaagggcacaataatcccttgggcagtgcaacgttatttcagaatctacttaaggccatcgcattgcctgaaagttagaaatcataaggacCTTttcctcactgcacacacatcacagtgagagacacatagaaaacctacagggaagacctctacacatttgcacataacctttctctggatgatggactggcgacgtctgcaacagagagacagtcaaacatgcgccatgatgcttattctccttaatttcttaacatttggtggctacttggggctcctttgcctggacagtgaggatcagccaaattctttcctcccactttgacagcgaaactgactttgaggaggaaatctcggatgcttttatctaactttcatggttattgcttgatatctatcattatggtattattacaaatttgaatgtgttcatttccactgttgtttagttggactatggaagcctaacttccagcaagTTAGAATTCCTGTTtccaaatatatttctagaggagcttcctacgactgcccacctgtaccagactggtgacagggcagcttgaagccactcaggagagtcagcaggatttttgtttttttttttttttttaagttgtgtttataatttgttttctttgaaaaaaaaactgtttgctttctgtaccagaagaaaggacattcaacttcaaggtcacgatgcagctatatggaaggtggtctgttctgatgctaatgattggtattgcaagtattttttataactcttgtgttcattttgggaaaggtacagcaaagacaatgtgtggttaatccaGTGGTTCCCAAACTTTTTGTCCTGGGCCCCCCTTTGATTTATAGGTACATTTTGCTGCCCCCCAGCCCAGCACACATTGACCCTCCAACCAGACACacgtattttgttttcaaactctattgcaatttattttacaactcAGTAAACTGCAGTAAATTACAGgttgcaataaaataaactagagTCATTCaagtaacaaaacaacaaaccattttaccttttacagtgtaaatatttcaaatgtaaaaGTTTTTTACAGCACAACAATATTCAACATTGCTATTAACACGTTTttcaaaaatttgaaaaattggtgtaaaacacaaaaaactccCTGAGAGGAAAAATAAGGTTTCTTGTGAAAACGGCatctttcatatatttttagtgACTGGTGTGAGCCTGCTtgttgctgcagatcttctcaaATCTGGGTTGCAGATGTCAGATTGCCACTCGAAGTTCGTTTTCAATGTCCAGCTTTGATTTGTATTTTGTCTTGATTGAGGCCAAAGCAGAAAAACCTGTCTCACAAAGGTAGGATGTGGCAAAAGGGAGAAGTATGGCCAGGGCTCTCTTACCTAGCAGTAGATAATCTTTCTCCACTCCAGTCCAAAATGCAGCCAGTGTCTTTGACTTAAACTGTAGCCGCATTGTTGAATTAGAGGTGACATCAATGAACTGTTCCTCCTCTGATGTGCTGAAGTTTGTAGGTAGTTTTACACTGAAGGAATCACAGATCCAGTCATATTCTTTGGAATCCTGTACcaggaaatatttcaggaaatgtTTCTGAAGGGCAGAGATGTGTGCTCGCATGCATGAGATCACTGTGTTCTGCAGCTTGTTGTCTTCAATGAATAATTTCAAGTTCTCAAATGAGTCCACGTTATCGTTTTTCAGTCGCTGCTGCCAAATCTCAAGTTTTCTGATGAACAATGTGATTTTATCTGCCACATGTGggaggtgtgtgtttgtgccctGCATCTGCAAATTCAGTTCattcacttttaaaaatatgtcaCTGAGGTATGCAGGTTTAATTAGGAACTTGTTACAGGGACATTTGTGGGCAGGTCCACAGCCTTCTTCCTTCAAAAAGATGCGGATCTCATCTCGCAGATCAAAGACCGTGAACAACACCTTCCCATGTGACAACCATCGGGACTCGTTGTGAAACATCACGGCTTTGTGCTCAGAGTCCATTTCCTCACACAGTGCCGAAAAAATCCGGGCTTTGACAGGTCGTGTTTTGATGTAGTTGACTGTGGCGATGACATCGGTTATTACTTCATTAAGCTCGGAGCTTAGCTGTTTAGACGCCAGTGGTTCATGGTGTATCATGCAGTCTGTCCACTGCACATCAGGGGAGACGCGCTTGATGAGTGCTTGCAGCCCTCCTCGTTTCCCAGCCATAGCCTGCGCCCCGTCAGTGCAGATCCCCACACAGTCCTCCCATTTCAGATTGACCTCTTTCAAGTACGAGTCAATGATTTTAAACAGTTCCTCTGCAGTAGCTCTGTCGGGAACTTGTTTGCAGAAAAGCAACTCCTCCCTCATGTCATCTCCATCTATGAATCTGACGTAAGTTATCAGTAAGCAGTCTTTGTTACTGTCGGTGGCTTCATCCATCTGCAGAGCAAAGCGGCTGTCACGCACCTTGTCATTAAGTTGCTCCTCTATGTCCTTTGAAATGTCATTAATGCGCCGACCGATAGTATTATTAGACAGAGGAATGGCCCGTAGTTTGCTGGCTGCTGTGTCATCAATCATAGTCGAAACTATGTCCATAGCACAAGTATTAATTCCTCCGCAATTGTGTGCGGCTTTTTACACGTTGCCACCCGGTAAGCAACTTTATATGAGCTGAGTTGAGCGTTTGCCGGTACATTTGCAGCTTTAGTAAAGAGACATTGCTGGGCACGGCAGTTTACGAGTTTTTGTCGAAAAAAAATTAACTGCCTTATCTTTgtgctctggatgttttttctccaAGTGGCGTCTGAGCTTGTTAGGCTTCAAACTGTCACAAGCTAGCACTTTAAGACAGACAACACACTGCGGTCTCTCCTCATTACCCACCATTGTGCAGGTGAATCCCAAGGCAAGATATGATTTGTCATATTTTCTAACCTTTGgctttgaagaaagttgttttggAAGCAAATTTGGTGattcttcatcttcttttttACGTTTTTGTGGGAGTCCCACCAGAAACCTGTCCATTAGGCTAACAGTGTCCAAgcattctttttttcagttatttatactGCGCCCCCCCTGCAATGATGCTGAGCCCCCCCTAGGGGGCGCGCCCCACACTTTGGGAACCTCtgggttaatctgactaataatactcatcagcggatttgAAGAgaaattcatcacttttctgactactatgatcatgctgataatgtctggtggcaactaaTGCATCAAACCGTTAGGAAGATGAggaatgatagttgctatgtttgttgtttgattccacatgctattaatgatcaaccatttttggtaccagttcctattgatactgcttatactctttgctactttctttccagatatccagttggtggaggtcatttttccttgtgtgaggaattatactgtacgggaaagcagaaatgttagtacattttctagtgagactaatttaacgtgtgcgtctacgggaactctttatagaattcggggtaatagaaatccgattaaaggtccagatatttgtattacacaggaggaaagtagaccttatttccttgggaagacagtaggttgcgaagctattatatctgttttatgtgctttcatcaacagacataaatttgagtcatgtcctatcagaactgatccttatactatttcataatctttggctccagatccctttgtgttaactctcaatcttacagccttaccggatggaggtaagttgtatggcatggcaggtaaattaaccagggtttttgttacttttcctttatgagatgggtactcatgtcctcaaaacatgggttggatgtgtggaaatagattatatctgtatctgcctgctacttggtctggagtatgttatctagctcacttactacctacagtcacaacttatacttcaatcagcctaagctattagaacgatgagtttgcaaactagaatggctttggattatctgttagctgagaggggtgatggttttgaagaattttcctttagttgtgattatcttgtaatcataagaaaggagtgtaatataaattattttattaagtgttccaaagtgtgtgacctttgggttaccttactcctcagaacatctgtgttagaggaggaagctgtaaaagccattataagaagtttaatggttaaggcccatttgttagggtgatgcctcagggagagtagatggttgttcctaggtaaccttgtcacctctgaacccgagaagggtctagggtcgtaaaacacagactctttgaagttgagataataCTGTcgtgttctggtataaatactatgtgtaaatgttgatcggggttctgtttcactgactaacctcagtgacagagtcattcaaacgctgaatgcctttgaataaaatttataaagacaaagtccggattttctcttgttatgagtcaacttctacccactttgataaaaaaattccacaacaacacatttttaaacgtggaattttcttagtatttttgtttaaaatacataaacgtGGACTCCACTGTCCTGAAAACACAGAATTTCAGTATtacttaatacttaagaggactccGCTGTCCCCTAAACACGGAATTTTTAGTAGTACTTCTTAATACTTCAGAAGACTCTGCCGTCCTACTcgtacctgttagggcctaggattcacagggttttatttcacgcaatgacccccagtcatttgtcacactttttttaatccaaactcaactcaccactttgtcttctcctctctctcggagttccgtcagccatcagaccccagcgggcgggccgagatccagtcccagaaagggtctgtgagtctccctgatgaagactgcagtgcgcacggtctttactgGAGTCCACCTGGAATCCTCAGGCGTAATTGtaatccggctctcgaaggaacaaattaatgtcaggtttaacaacctgaaatacttataacatcagaaaaagaagagaaagacaaagaattagttactttcctcgctgcgaggagaacggacagggatgtgcttttcagttacaaatctcctaccgctctgaaaaccatctgtccgtacctctctttttattatctttcaggggtccctagttacaaaacgttgctctctaaggaagggaaaaacagctgcattgtaaagaggtcataaacaccattatcttgtaacaacacacttccacagtctccccatcttaagatcagtgtgtcttc
This genomic window contains:
- the LOC124885090 gene encoding zinc finger BED domain-containing protein 5; this translates as MIDDTAASKLRAIPLSNNTIGRRINDISKDIEEQLNDKVRDSRFALQMDEATDSNKDCLLITYVRFIDGDDMREELLFCKQVPDRATAEELFKIIDSYLKEVNLKWEDCVGICTDGAQAMAGKRGGLQALIKRVSPDVQWTDCMIHHEPLASKQLSSELNEVITDVIATVNYIKTRPVKARIFSALCEEMDSEHKAVMFHNESRWLSHGKVLFTVFDLRDEIRIFLKEEGCGPAHKCPCNKFLIKPAYLSDIFLKVNELNLQMQGTNTHLPHVADKITLFIRKLEIWQQRLKNDNVDSFENLKLFIEDNKLQNTVISCMRAHISALQKHFLKYFLVQDSKEYDWICDSFSVKLPTNFSTSEEEQFIDVTSNSTMRLQFKSKTLAAFWTGVEKDYLLLGKRALAILLPFATSYLCETGFSALASIKTKYKSKLDIENELRVAI